In Mangifera indica cultivar Alphonso chromosome 7, CATAS_Mindica_2.1, whole genome shotgun sequence, the genomic window CAGAAAAGTCTCTGAAAATAAGTTCAGTTAATTTTTAGATATGCATCAATAAACACAAAATTACGcctaatacaaaatatatatatatatatatcttttatattattatactaaaCTAGCAATATGAATACTCTCCAATCCAAACGAAGTGTTGGTAGACATTAGCCCCatatgaaaatgaagattaaagaTCAAAATACAAGTTAAACCAGACTCAACATTACATCCTCGACTCAATCTGAATTGATCTTCATCATgttcaacttatttttaaaaggtttataaaagaaatgatcTTTCCTATTGGATTTTACATGGTAAATACTTGGAATGTGGTGTCTTTTGGACTGTGAGCTAGACTTTAGGGTAATAAGGTGTAACTTCTATGGTTAATGGTGAAACTATTAGCTTCTATGAAGCTTAAACTCTTTATTGCAAGTTGGAGTCTTATTAATCACATTTCACCCCCCCACCCCCACAATTTTGTTGTTCAACACGATTTTGCACTAATAGgttgcatgtgtgtgtgtgtgcgcgcacGCCCACGTCTAGTAATTCATAAATGCTCTATAGATAGACTTATAAAAGTGACCCCACTTCACATCTATATAGGTGATTTCATCAAGTGTATACTACAATTAGATACACCATACATTAGGGATATGAAATTCATTAAGAGTTTTATACTCAATCTCCCATTCAATGTAGTCTAGCATTACCCACACCATATAGAGGGATAAACAATTAGCTATGCTAGCAGGATTAACAGATGACTTGTTATTATTCATATGCACTTTATTCAGGGGTAATCTATAGCAAGATTTACGGCTGGATACGAATCAAACCAAGTCTAAACACTTTCTGACAtgagttcaactcaaatagaaaataacCCGACTAAAGTTCGGTTCAAATTTGTTGAGACAAAATTAAGGATAGTTCGagttagatttgaataaaaaattatttaatttgtttcaatttgagttcggattgaattcatagtttaaatctatgactcaaattcattgttcattgataaaacaacgtcattttacctaaataataagTGAAACCaccaattcaaactaaacaaaaccatgaatttaaactatgaatttaagttgaatcgaataatgaattcgaattgaattaagcCACGATTTTGAATCAttgatttaaactataaattcaaatcaaacttgagtcaaactGAATCGAATACCTCTTAACTCGAGTTATTTAGCCAAATCATTCGGCTCAAactgaatccaaccctagtagGATTagctaaattaaatttttgaaattgtgtGCTCAGTTTTTTGGTTTAGCTTGTAATGGAcgatatgaatattaatttgttatcgGTGTTTATTATCGAGTAGAGGaggataaattttaaatttcaaagatttttctttgtttgtgataaaaattggagaaatgtaaatattattatacttttaatttttattccttTGATTTCTGAAAAaggtaaagaaaatattgaatttaatgTTATGAACTTCTGATGGTCTATTGATTCTATTCTTTTTGTGTGAACATTAAATAGTGAAAATGATTATTGTTCCCTGAACTTTGGGTTGAGATATGGCTTTGCATGTTTgaacttcatttttttattctttaaattttttttttttttacctctttttgttttcaacttTTGTTTCAAATGTGCCATGGGTATCCCTTTAAAATAGATGCTTTCTCTCTGTTGAATACTCATTTGCCAAGTTGTTAGTAAAGATTTAATcacacttaaaaataaaaaataaaaaaagagatttaCTTTTTAACCAATAAAAGATACTtcgaaaattatataatagatagatatttaattttttaaaattaatagataaaaattatcatttcactaggtggaaaatagtttttaaactatttattaaaagtatttctattattttccttgacattaaaatgtgaaataataattaaagataatatagtATCTAACAAAGGTGTTTTCATTGTTCCACacacatttaaataaatattaacagaaaaatattataataattctaAACCTTACTAAACCAGGAGTAGATTCAATCCGAACTTCTACAAGCTTAGATCAATGTTTAGTCTGAATAATCTAAATTCAAGTAAGAGTAAActgaaaatttatcaataaatttatcttctttGATAACTTTtcaatcttttgaatattttgtaTCTGTTTCAATGACCATTTTTTCCTCACCAgcgttttttttcttctttttcatcttcaacgAGACTTTTTTCCCTCTGCAGTAACTTCTTTGACAAAGTCATTGTCATCAAACGAATCAAGTTTAATCTTGAGTTGTTCATTTCAGATTTCCAATCAAGCTCAAATTAACCCTTATTCGGATTCGACCCAACTCAAATCAATCCTCGAAAAGACAATGCAAATTAATGTCTTTCATAGGCAAATTCACTACAATATTGttatagagtaatattatgtgcacaactctatataaaaataataatatattatcatatgatttgataattttaaattaaagataaaataatactcaatcacataataatatgttattatttgtgtagaaagttgtacatattatttgtatatataattttatcgattttaatagtataaaaccagaaacttttaatatttatcattattagtGTTATTGAACAAATGTAAGAATATAGCTTCTGTCAAACTTGCCAAATTGTATCTGAGACACCATTTACAGGTCTACGAAACTTAAAAACCATCAACAAATCCAAACCCtatttaaagattttgatttaCTTTCATGTGATGGCTTTTTCAATCTGTTTGACGAATAAAGTTTGCGTATTTTGAATGAGGGTGTGTCATTGTTCTGTTCTGTACAGAACGTGGTCTGTGTTGGGCGGCTACTTTTGCTGGAGAGGAAGATGGAAGTTAGCATCTACAGGATCCATTCTAATACTTTTGCATgttgaattatttattcattcgtTTTTTAACTTGTTCTTCAAGCTCACCCACCGTAGTATACTTTACAGTTTTTAAAAGACCAGAAGACTTGATTGGACAGATTCAGGAAATTGGGAGACTTACTTCCTGATTAGATTCTTTCAAAAAGACATACCTTAGTTTCTGTTATATATAGATCAATTTGTCTATTTGTCCAAGGCAAGTTCGAGCggtaaaaaaaatgtgattttaagCATGCCAGTGGGTTCAAATCCCTTTTaacgatattttaaaattaaacttttaacttatttaatgtaataattGTGAGATCAatcattaaacttaaaatttatatacttgatatagTCAATTCAATCACAAAAAGAGATTCCATATGACTCCGTCATGGTTTAGTCACTCTTAGcctttgtttgaattttgaattttaggtgaCATGCGGTGGCTTCTTGAGTTTGGAATACAGGATGGAACACATATGGTATTGAATAATGTgcacaaacaaattatataaacttatttgtataaattaaaatcgtaacttatgattgttttttttttcacttcaaaatcatttaatcaaatacTGTCatctcaatttgtataaataagtttaaatatcATCACCTTAATTCGTATAGATAtgtttataaagataaatttgtataatttatttgtatatatactattattctagggtatttgtGACATTCTCATCTTCTCACAGGATCTTctcaaatgttttaaaaagcACTTTTAAGTAATCCAAATGCATTCAACTTTTTCTTGAAGACTCCATTGTTTTCTATCATTTAAGACCTCCAAATGCGTGAACAAGAATACTTGATTTCCTGTTCTTTGGCTGTGTGAAGTCATATGGGTGAGGACACATTAAGTAGGAGTTTACATGAGACAGGAGGAGGGCGAAACTTCATCAATGCTCTGTATTGTTGCTAAATCAACTCTAAATATGGCAGAGTTTCCATCAATCTATTCATTGTTAATATTGACCCTCCGCTCTTGCATATGTAAATGCATGCACAGACTGCAATTCGTcgtcttcttcattttcaacaacAACCTGATCAATTAATGACCTTGGCAAGTTCACATTccagttatattttttatattttacgcaTGAATATACAAACCAGTCAATTGTTTTGTCACCAGTTGCTCATGTctggatataaataataaacaagtCTTTATGATAATATGGATATGAATGTGATCTGTAAAGTTTTTCAACGTCAAAAAGTCCTAGATTGATACGCAACCACATAAATAAAGCACCAGCTGTGGATctctatttcattatttaactaTGTTGCCTAGTTAACAGGATATATAAAACGCTAGCATTTCATTTGAATGTTCAAATTATGGTCTAAAAAGTCAATTCACtatcatattatttgataatgtCCATTCACATAAATTAAGCATAATCTACGGTTGTTTGTAGGAGCATAGTGGGCTATGTCAATTGATAGCAATGGTTATAAATGGAAATTTTGACCAAATTTAAAGTCTCTAACCATCTCCAACCTTAATAAAAAGGGGATTCTccaataaaaacagaaaaaaaaaacaaaaatgagaatgaaaaatatttccGCAATCGAGAACAGGGATATAAGTGTTCTCTCCCTTCCCTGCCACgcccttttatattaatatttttatttaaaatactaatatatccttatagttttatattatttatgttttttaaatttatttatatttttattgtgcatattaaGATAGTTAATATATGAGATTAGtaacatttgaaatagtagggtagtttaattttagttaattttgttattgaatatatttatgttatgtttagagtgtatgaaaaaagaatttttttttccccacaAGTACAGGGATAAGGAtgaggagatttttttttgtaagaaagGAACAAAGAATTTTTATCATCCTTATAACAAGATATGAGAATTACTACCCTAAGGACAGAGATTGAGATTTCATCCCCACTATAATTTTTAGCAATGGTCCCCTAGGAGCCTAATTTAAAGCACAAAAAACGAACAATAAGactgtgtacatattttttagtatactattaaatatatcaataatacgttattatataattggataatttttttaattaaggaaaaaaaaactcacTCAATTCTATATTCAAAAGTGTATATCCATAATATTGCTTAAAATCGAAGCATTTTGTGGTGAGACGCATTCCTTTGCTTGTTTGCTGTAGTGTTTGCTTTTCCTTTAATGAAAGCTACCTCACCtaacattaataatttgatttgaaaatgtgGCCAAGAACACACTCAAATGGCTACAAATAAGttcttataaatgtttattgataatattattaaataaagtgtctaactttttttaaagaaatctaCAAAGTATAGTGGGTGGAGAATATGATCAACatttagaaaggaaaaaaagttaGTAGAAGGGGACAATATAATAAGGTAGAGAACTGACAATCAACTGACTTAATTAACCACAAAAGCGACAACTCACActatacaacaaaataatttaatcgaAAATCAACAACACTGGCACACAGTAATGATTCAAGATTCATAAATTTCACTACATCAAACGATTATAAATCCCTCTACACCTTCTTCAACCTTCATCTCTGATCCCTCCATCTGTCCAAAAACCAAGGGATATAGCATATAATTATGTACATGTTTATTGTTTACAGCATAATTATACAGAGAGAAGAGTAAGTGCGTACTTACAGAAATTTGAGAGATGATCACTTGGTAATGGCATAAACGGCATAGATAATTCCAGGAAGGTAACCGAAGAGTGTGAGGATCAAACAGATCCAGAACTCAACCTGCAAATAAAACAAACCACCGTTCTGTTgtttatatgcaaattctagaACACAAATTCTGCAAATAATTATTTAGCATATAGAGAATATGAACACACCTGGCAGCCGTATTTGAGGAAGAC contains:
- the LOC123221855 gene encoding hydrophobic protein RCI2B, yielding MGDESTATCIDILLAIILPPLGVFLKYGCQVEFWICLILTLFGYLPGIIYAVYAITK